One region of Methanobrevibacter thaueri genomic DNA includes:
- the comC gene encoding L-sulfolactate dehydrogenase translates to MKIMKDKEMALVKEILAKLGASEEDQELVAEATVDADLKGFTSHGLGRFPQYLISIKAGTINLEDNIIIEKETPAIALINGNSGFGQAVSYKAMQIAIKKAKEVGIACVGVHNTNHFGVTGFYSDLALRENCIGLVLANTDPAIAPLGGKEALIGTNPLALGIPSDSYITVDMATSVTARGKIIESKRKGLDLPDGWALDENGNPTNDPEAALKGSILPFGGFKGYALSLLIEILTGPLVQAGYGHGVTGTASPDKDCTKGDLYVVIDPSKFGDFDEFKAHTEDFISQVRATGETVAIPGDLEVKRIAEAEANGVAIDEKLYEQLKGICDDLDIDIGSYVEE, encoded by the coding sequence ATGAAGATAATGAAAGATAAGGAAATGGCTCTTGTAAAAGAGATTTTAGCTAAGCTTGGAGCTAGCGAAGAAGATCAGGAATTAGTTGCGGAAGCTACAGTTGATGCTGATTTGAAAGGATTTACATCACACGGACTCGGAAGATTCCCACAATACCTCATTAGTATTAAAGCAGGTACAATTAACTTAGAAGATAACATTATTATTGAAAAGGAAACTCCTGCAATCGCATTGATTAACGGTAACAGCGGATTCGGACAGGCAGTATCATACAAAGCCATGCAAATCGCTATCAAAAAAGCCAAAGAAGTGGGTATTGCATGTGTTGGAGTCCATAACACCAACCACTTTGGAGTGACCGGATTTTATTCTGACTTGGCATTAAGAGAAAACTGCATCGGACTGGTCTTGGCAAACACCGACCCGGCCATAGCACCTTTAGGCGGTAAGGAGGCATTGATTGGAACAAATCCTCTTGCATTGGGAATTCCATCAGACTCATACATTACTGTTGACATGGCAACTTCCGTTACCGCTCGTGGAAAAATCATCGAATCCAAAAGAAAAGGACTTGATTTGCCTGACGGCTGGGCATTGGATGAAAACGGTAATCCTACCAATGACCCTGAAGCAGCTCTTAAAGGTTCAATCTTGCCATTTGGTGGATTTAAAGGTTATGCCTTATCCTTATTAATCGAAATCCTAACAGGACCATTAGTACAGGCAGGTTACGGTCATGGAGTGACAGGTACCGCATCACCTGATAAGGACTGTACAAAAGGGGACTTATATGTTGTAATCGACCCTTCCAAATTTGGTGACTTTGATGAGTTCAAGGCACACACCGAAGACTTCATCTCACAAGTGAGGGCTACCGGCGAAACCGTTGCAATTCCGGGAGACCTTGAAGTCAAAAGGATTGCTGAAGCAGAAGCCAATGGTGTCGCAATTGACGAAAAGTTATATGAACAATTAAAAGGAATCTGTGACGATTTAGACATTGACATAGGCTCCTACGTTGAAGAATAA
- the purM gene encoding phosphoribosylformylglycinamidine cyclo-ligase, which translates to MVTYSESGVDIDLEAVTVSALADKLKSTLECRDIITDSGHYAALVKLGDKAIAMSTDGVGSKILIAEMMNKYDTVGIDCIAMVVNDILCVGAEPIALVDYLAVEKPDPERAAEIAEGLVAGAIESKIAIIGGETASLPGIIKDFDLAGTGIGFVDIDKIITGENIQPGNVLIGINSNGIHSNGYSLARKALFDDAGFTVDDKMPNGETTIGEELIRPTELYVKPIVALFEKKYNINGLAHITGGGFTNLRRLKKGVGYDITDLPEVPEIFKLIYEQNVDIKEMYKVFNMGVGFVVICEESEADKIMGTLSEYCDCQIIGKVTDDEKITVKAFEGSEIEY; encoded by the coding sequence ATGGTTACTTATTCAGAATCCGGTGTTGATATTGATTTAGAAGCAGTTACAGTTTCTGCCTTAGCTGATAAACTTAAATCAACATTGGAATGTAGAGATATTATCACTGACAGTGGTCATTATGCGGCTTTAGTCAAATTAGGCGACAAAGCAATTGCAATGAGTACTGATGGTGTTGGAAGTAAAATTTTAATTGCTGAAATGATGAACAAATACGATACAGTCGGAATTGATTGTATTGCAATGGTTGTAAACGATATCCTATGTGTCGGTGCGGAACCTATCGCATTGGTCGATTACCTTGCCGTTGAAAAACCTGACCCTGAAAGGGCCGCTGAGATCGCCGAAGGATTGGTTGCAGGAGCTATCGAATCAAAAATTGCAATCATCGGTGGAGAAACTGCATCACTTCCTGGAATCATCAAGGATTTCGACCTTGCAGGAACCGGTATCGGATTTGTGGATATCGACAAGATCATTACAGGCGAAAACATCCAGCCTGGAAATGTCCTGATTGGTATCAACAGTAATGGAATTCATTCCAACGGATACAGTTTAGCCAGAAAAGCGTTGTTTGATGACGCAGGTTTCACTGTTGATGACAAGATGCCAAACGGCGAAACAACAATCGGTGAAGAATTGATTAGACCAACTGAATTATACGTTAAACCTATTGTAGCACTATTTGAAAAAAAATACAATATCAATGGACTTGCCCACATTACCGGCGGAGGATTCACCAATCTCAGACGCCTGAAAAAAGGCGTTGGATACGATATCACTGACCTTCCGGAAGTTCCAGAGATATTTAAACTTATTTATGAACAAAACGTCGACATCAAGGAAATGTATAAGGTATTTAATATGGGTGTCGGTTTTGTTGTTATCTGCGAGGAATCAGAAGCGGATAAAATCATGGGTACTTTAAGCGAATATTGTGACTGCCAAATCATCGGTAAAGTTACAGACGATGAAAAAATTACAGTCAAGGCGTTTGAAGGCTCTGAAATTGAATACTGA